TGCAAGCTATTCAGCAACAGTATTTCCAATCTTTATCGCTGTATCTATTTATGCTCTCCTGAATAAGGTTTTATTAAAAATTATTCCGAGAAGTATGCAGTTGTTCTTGGTTCCAATGCTGGCAATAATTGTTATCGTTCCTTTAACAATTATTGTATTTGGTCCGTTTGGTGTCTATGTAGGTGATGGCATTTCTAACATTATACTTATGCTTTCTGAGAAGAGCGGTTGGCTTGCTGGGGCAATCATGGGTAGTTCGTGGACATTCTTGACGTTGTTAGGTATACACAATGGATTTATTCCAATTTTTCTTCAGAACTTGTCCCAGGGTGGCGATCCACTAATTGCCACGCTTGCCGCAGCACCTTTTGCACAGCTTGGCGTAGCTGCAGTGGTTGCATTACGATCAAAAGATAAGAGTACAAGATCGGTGGCAGTTTCGGGACTTTTCCCAGGATTTTTAGGAGGGGTAACGGAGCCGATCATATATGGTGTGTTATTCAAATATAAACGCACACTTCCATATGTTATTATCGCCGGAGCTATTGGTGGTGCAATTTCCGGAGCAGCAGGTGTCAGAGCTTTTGCTTTTGCTTTCCCAAGCGTTCTATCGATTCCTTCGTTTGGTCCAATCGTACCCTACATTATTAGTCTTGTCGTTTCTTTTGTACTGGCAGCAGCACTCACATATTTCTTAGGTTATGAAGACAAGAAGAAAAAGGAACAGCCTCAAGAAATAACAGAAAAGCCGGTAATCAGTTCGAAAAATCAAACGATTTTTAGTCCATTAACGGGCGCTGTTAAGACCTTGAGTGAAATTAGTGACAAAGCTTTCTCATCTGGTGCAATGGGAAAAGGAGTAGCCATTGAACCGACTGTAGGTGAAGTTGTATCTCCTGTAGACGGGAAAGTTACAAATGTATTTCCTTCGTATCACGCTATTGGCATAACATCGGATGAAGGAATCGAAATTCTCATTCATGTAGGTGTAAATACAGTCAAACTGAAGGGTAAATACTTTGAGCCTGTTGCTGTACAAGGAGCCACGGTGAGAAAAGGGGATACACTTCTGAAATTTGATATTGAAAAGATTAGAGAAGAGGGCTTTGAATTGACAACGCCAGTCATTGTCACGAATGCTGATGAATATTTGGATGTCGTTGAAACGAAGAATTCAAGTGTTAGTAAGAACGATAATTTACTTACGATTTTGGTGTAGTATTTTCATAATAAAAGATATAGATTGGGGTAGGTTGTAGTGGAAAGAACATTCATGATTACAGATGCAGATGGAATTCATGCAAGACCAGCAACAGCTTTAATTAAAGCGGTGACGAATTCAAATTCTGAAGTGTTTGCTGAAGCGAAAGGTACAACAATAAAGGTGAAATCAATTCTAAATATGCTTTCTTTAGGTCTTGAACAAGGGGATACGATTAAGTTTATTGCGAATGGTGAAGATGAAGCAGCTGTCTTGTCAGAGCTTCAAAGCGTTATGGAAAAAGGGTTGGGCGTTGTACATGAATAAGATTCATGGAATCGCAGCATCCGCAGGGATATCAATTGCTAGAGCTTACCGCCTTGCGCATGAAGAGTTAATTATTGAAAAAAGCGGTGTATCTGACATTCATCTTGAGATGAGTAGGTTCGATGAAGCGGTGAAACTTTCTCTCGCTGAAATTGAGATTCTAAAGGAAAGAACACAAGAGAAGTTAGGGGAGGAGAAAGCAGAAATTTTTGAATCCCATCTTATGCTTCTTTCCGATGCAGAATTAATTGATGCTGTAAAAGAAAAAGTGAACGATAAACATGTTAATGCTGAGTATGCTTTACAGGAAGTTTCAACGATGTACGTTAGTATGTTCGAGAATATGAAAAGTGCATATCTTCAAGAGCGTGCAGCTGATATGCGAGATGTAACGAAACGTGTTCTATCCCATCTCCTGAATGTAAAGTTCGTTAATCTTGCAGCCATCTCCGAGGAAGTTGTGCTGATCGCGAAGGACCTAACGCCTTCAGATACAGCACAACTAGATCGACAGTATGTAAAAGGCTTTGTAACCAACATTGGTGGTCGTACTTCACATTCAGCAATTATGGCAAGATCACTTGAAATTCCGGCAGTTGTAGGCACCAAAGATATTATGGATGTTGTTATAGATGGCGATATCATCATTATCGATGGTATGGAAGGACACGTGATTATTCATCCAACGGATGAAGTCATTGCAGCCTATCATGCGAAGCAAGTAGCTTATGAGGAACAAAAAGCCGAGTGGGCGAAACTTCGTCTTGAACCGACCCTTACACAAGATGGACACCACGTCGAACTAGGCGCAAACATAGGTACACCAACGGATGTTGATGGTGTTCTGAATAACGGCGGCGAAGCGGTTGGACTCTATCGTACTGAATTTCTGTATATGGGTCGTGACAAGCTTCCAACGGAGGAAGAGCAGTTTAGCGCTTATAAGACGGTATTACAGAAAATGAGTGGTAAACCGGTCGTTGTACGCACACTAGATATTGGCGGCGACAAAGAGTTGCCTTACCTCAATTTACCGAAAGAAATGAATCCTTTCTTAGGCTTCCGCGCGATTCGACTATGTCTAGAGGAGCAAGGAGTATTCCGTACACAGTTGCGTGCATTATTACGAGCAAGTGTGTTCGGTAACCTGAAAATCATGTTCCCCATGATTGCAACGCTGGAAGAGTTCCGTGAGGCGAAGGCCATATTATTAGAAGAGAAGAAGAAGCTTGTTGATGAGGGCATTGAAGTTTCAGAACAAATAGAGATCGGTATCATGGTTGAGATTCCTTCAACGGCTGTATTAGCTGATCAGTTCGCAAAGGAAGTAGATTTCTTCAGTATTGGAACGAATGACTTAATTCAATATACACTGGCTGCCGATCGAATGAATGAACGTGTATCGTACTTATATCAACCGTACAACCCATCCATTTTACGCTTAATTAAGCAAGTTATCGAGGCGGCGCATCAACATGGTCGATGGGTGGGCATGTGTGGCGAGATGGCAGGGGATGCAACAGCTATCCCTCTACTCATTGGACTTGGTTTGGATGAATTCAGTATGAGTGCGACGTCTATTCTATCTGCACGCTCGCAGATATCCAAGCTTAATCAGAAGCAGATGCGGGAACTAGCGCAACAAGCCTTGGAATGTGGTACGGCAAAGGAAGTTGTTGATTTGGTAAATGCATCGTTGTTCATTAATTCTTTGAGTTAATCATGTTAGCACAATAAAATAAGATTGGAGACTAGATTATGAATAAAGACAATAATCCTACTTTACATTTCCCCGATAGCTTCTTATGGGGCGGTGCCGTGGCAGCCAATCAGATTGAAGGTGCTTATAACGAAGATGGTAAGGGATTGTCTACGCAAGATGTGTCGCCGAAGGGAATTATGGGACCCATTACTGAGTACCCAACGGAAGAGAACTTGAAGTTGGTCGGAATAGACTTTTATCATCGATATAAAGAAGACGTAAAGCTGTTTGCAGAAATGGGATTTAAAGTGTTCCGTACTTCGATTGCATGGTCACGTATTTTTCCCAATGGGGACGACTTGGTGCCAAATGAGAAAGGACTTCAATTCTATGATGAGCTATTTGATGAATGTCACAAATATGGTATTGAGCCGCTAGTAACACTCTCACACTATGAAACCCCATTACATTTATCCAAACAGTATAATGGATGGGTAAACCGTAGGCTCGTTGAGTTTTATACACGGTATGTGACAGTGGTGTTCAATCGCTATAAGGACAAAGTGAAATATTGGCTGACGTTTAATGAAATCAACTCCATCTTAGAGGCACCGTTCATGAGTGGTGGAATTTATACACCCAAGGAACAACTTACGAAACAAGATCTTTACCAAGCGGTACATCATGAGCTTGTTGCAAGTGCTGCTGCTGTAAAGCTCTGTCATGAGATTATTCCTGATGCGAAAATTGGCTGTATGATGCTTGCGCTGCCAACGTATCCACTAACACCAAATCCGAATGATGTCATTGCTACAATGCACTATGAGCACAAGAATTACTTCTTTGGTGATGTACATGTTCGCGGCGTCTATCCAGGCTATATGAAGCGTTATTTCCGGGAGCATGGAATAACGATTGAAATAGAACCGGGCGATGAAGAAATGCTTCTTAACACGGTAGATTTCATTTCGTTCAGCTACTACATGAGCAATTGCGAAACGACTGACCCGAGCGTCGTAAGTGGACCAGGTAACATCTTCGGTGGTGTTCCAAATCCGCATCTGGAGGCAAGCGAGTGGGGATGGCAAATTGATCCGCAAGGTTTGCGATACGTACTCAATATGCTCTATGATCGCTACCAAAAGCCACTATTTATTGTTGAGAACGGTCTTGGTGCGGTGGATGAGCTCATTGTCAATGATGCAGGCGAGAAAACGGTTGAAGATGACTACCGTATTCAGTATTTAAATGATCATCTCGTACAGGTTGTTGAAGCCATTGAAGATGGTGTTGATGTGATGGGGTATACATCATGGGGTTGTATTGATCTCGTGAGTGCATCTTCGGCTCAATTGAAAAAACGCTACGGATATATTTATGTGGATCGCAATGATGATGGGAGCGGTACGCTTGAACGTTATCGTAAGAAATCCTTCCATTGGTACAAACAAGTTATTGCAACCAACGGAAAGTCTCTACGAGTGAAGTAATAACAATAAGCTGACTTTGATATTATATAAAGTCAGCTTATTTCTTGTGTTTTTTACTGAATGGTGAGCTGAATCAATCCTTTACGGTCCGGTCGGTGTATAATTAACCATTCAGTGACTTGTTTTAATCGGCGGTTTTACCTTTTCAGGCGTAACGAAGATTAAGCCGATACGCCTTACTTCTTGACAGATCCCCTATAACGCGGTACCCCCAGATGCCTTGGTATTGAAATGAATAGTACCGTCACTTTCTCCTACAACTGAGACTAGAAATAGTTTATGCAGCTGTTGTGACAATACAACCGAAGAAACTTAACGAAAAGTGGTAATCCATAAAATGGTAATTCATAGTTTCTAATGAGTCCGAATTCAGTATCCATTTGTTTCTTCACACCAATACTAAACATATTAGTTCCAGTAAGTCCTACTTCTCTTAGCTCATTCAATCCTTCTTAGCTACTTGCATCCTTACCTTCAACACCTAAATAACGATTAAGCAAAGTAACAACTTCTGCTCTAGTGACTGGATTATCCATCCCATAGCTTCCATCAGGATACCACCAATAACACCAGTGATTAGCGTAGTGTTGGTGATTAACTCTATACCTGTTTGACGAATATATAATACCCACCATTCTTCTGTGATACAAAGTCCTGTTGCTCTTCTTGCAGCTTTTCATCCAACATCGATTAATACTCAAAAACTGCTAATCCAAACAATTCTTTTTCAAGGGAAATATTCAATATATGATTCGTCTTAAGACTCTTGTACCTTAAGGAATAAGCTTACTCATCACCATCATCAGTAATGGGTTTTAGGAAGTAGCTTATATCAAGGCTAAAGTGATCTGCTATCAGCATAATAGTCATAAACTTTAGATACAGGTGGGGAAGAGAGAACACAGCGGGAGATCGCCAAGGAGCTTGGCATCAGTCGCAGCTATGCGTCGCGGATTGAGAAGCGGGCGCTGATGAAGCTGTATCATGAGTTTTATAAGGCGAAGCGGTAGAGTGGGGGAGGCTGGCTTTTGAGGGTAAGTAGGAGCTAACAAGTTCCCCTTGGTTTTATAGATTTACCATACAAATAACCAACACCCCAAACCATTCCTTTATAGGCGGAATAGCTTGGGGTGTTTCATTTTTATCGAGCTTATCGGAAAAAGAAGGAAAATATACATATATATTGAATACAAAACAACAAAGAAGGAGGATCAAAATGTCATATAGTGAAAATGAATTGCGTTCGTCATTAACCCTAGCTGTTCCAATTATTTTAAACAGGCATTTTCATTCTATGAATATGAATAAAAATATTGAATCCGCCTGGTTTGTAGAGACGCATAATGAATTGTTAGATTCAACATTCAGTACGATATTAATGAGTATGGTAGAAGCACTGTTCTTGGATTCATTTGATTACGACCAATACCTAAACCTACTAGAAAAAGAGGGGTTTGAGCAAGGGATTTATACTGCAGAAATATTCGGTGATCATTTTGATATCATACTGGAAATGAGCAAGGATTTAAACTTAATCGCTCAGAATGTTATGTTTAAGATCATTGAAGAGATGGAAGATGATTCTACGATTCGATTGATTTTTTATAATCGTTTAATGGAATGCAACTGGACACGTTTTTCTGGCTTTGCACAGGGTTATTTGTCTAATAAAAACCAACAAATTGACAAGTTACATGAACAAAAAATTGCTGTTATGGGACAAATGGCAGCAGGTATGGCACATGAAATACGGAATCCGCTTGCTTCGATTAAAGGATTTGCTCAGCTTGTAAATAATAGGCTATATGAGCCGGAGATCAAGGCGGATGAATTGCGAGCTTATTTGGATATAACCATCAAAGAGATTGATGCTCTGAACGGATTAGTAACGGACTTCCTAGTACTGGCTCGAAAAGGAGATAGTACGAAGAATAACGGCGTAGTATTTAACGTTATCGAGGTTATACATAGAGTTAATAACATCGTGAATCAACTCATACTTAGTGATGATATTATTCTTTCCGTAGAGTATTCATTAGAGAAAGTACTAACGTATGGAAGCGCCTCTCAACTAGAGCAGGTAATCCTGAATATCTTGAAAAATAGTATTGATTCATTTACAGCATTTAGAGGCAGAATAGACATTACAGTTACCGCTGTTGCTGAGACTAACGAAATTATACTTATCTTTAAAGACAATGGAGAAGGAATTTCACAGGATAAATTAAACCGGATATTTGACCCATTCTTTACAACCAAGCAAAAAGGGACAGGAATTGGATTATCGATTTGTAAACAATTAATAGAAATGTATGGGGGACATATTAAGGTGGATTCAGAAGTTCAGGTAGGAACTAGTGTGATGGTTATTTTGCCTTGGGTAAGTGATTATCACAATTGAGATTACGAACAAATTAGATGAAGGATGATTAAGATGCCGAAATATGAATGGAAGAAACATGACAAAGCATGCTATGTACCAGGTCAGAAGCCAGTTCTGATTGAAGTACCGGAAATGCAATATTTTATGATTCAAGGCAAGGGAGACCCGAACAGTAAGGCATTTCAAGAACATGTAGAGGTACTCTATGCACTGTCTTATGCGATTCGTATGATGCCGAAGCAGGGAGTTACACCAGAAGGATATTTTGAATATACGGTGTTTCCATTAGAGGGATGTTGGGACTTAGATGAAGAGGGAAGAAAGTTGGATTACTTGGATAAGAATCATTTGATTTATACCTTGATGATTCGGCAGCCGAACTTCGTTACAGTGGAGTTGTTCCAATGGGCAGTAGAGCAGGTTCGACGCAAGAAAAGGCATCTCGATGTGGAATCCGTTCGGTTGGACAAGATCACTGAGGGCTTGTGTGTGCAAGTGATGCATCTTGGCAGCTATGATAACGAACCGGAGACATTTGTAATGATGGAGCAATATTGCGCTGATCATCAGCTTCGAAGAGCCGAGAAAACACATAAAGAAATTTATCTGACGGATGCCCGTAAAACAGTACCAGAAAAACTGAAGACGGTTCTGCGATTTAAGGTGGAAAGAGATATATAAACCAATGATCACGCCACTAAATCCTCCGACAATGTTCAACGGAATATCATGAAAAGCAAGTACAGCAAAAAGGAACAAGCCTGGTGCAGAAGCTCATCAGGCTTGTTCCTTCTATTTCTCGCTGCTTCGGAAGCATACGCGTCCCTTAGAGGACGGCACAGCCGTTTCTACTTGTCGCTAAGTTGTATCTCTTTTTCTTTTACAAACTTCTCCAGAACCCTAAAGTCCTCGGTAACCTTTTTAAATGGTAAAGATCCCAGTACCTTATCCCGGTAATCTTTTTTGGCTGCAGCGGACAGACGGGAATCAAGTATGCTGAGTACACCAAGGTCAGTTTCACTACGGATCAGGCGCCCGGTTCCTTGTCTTAAGCGTAGCAGCATGTCCGGTACAAAAACGTCTTTTAAGGGATCCTTCGCCAAAGATGCCTTATATTCATAGACAGGATCGGCAGGAACGGGGAAGGGCAAACGGAAAATAATTAACTGCGACAAATCGGAACCTTCGATATTCACGCCTTCCCAGAATACACCGGTACTAAGAAGGACACCTTTACTACCCCGGAATTCAGCGATCACCCCATCCTGAGATGATCCTTCTCTTTGAACATGCACCGCCCATGCAAGCTTCTCGGATTTTAACTTATTATGAATGTACTTCATATCCTCCTTAGCTGAAAAAAGGACCAATGTCCGTCCGTCCGTTAAATTACAGAGCCTCATCATTTCCTTGTATGCCGCTTCAAGATAACCTCCCTTGTTCTGATGGTTGTAGTATGGGATGTCCTTGGCAATATACATCATGGTGTGGTTGTCATAATCAAATGGTGAAGCCTGGCGCTCCATATAATCACCCCTATAACCGAGGGACTCAGTCAGATAAGCGTATTGTTCCTCTAGTGTTTCTCCGCTTTGGCACATGGTTGCTGACGTTAAAATAACAGATGTCTTCCCGTTAAATAAGCTATACCTTAGAAACTGGCTTATGCCTTTAGGACAGATACTAATGGTAGCCTCACGTTGGGTATTGCTTGCCCAGATCAGATAGTTATCCTCCACTCCGGCGAGTATATCAAAGAGATCTATAAGTCCGTTCATAGCTTCAAAAATATTGTCGATCTCCCGCTCATGCCGTGAAGTTAAGACGGAAAGGCTAAGATTAAACCCTTTCAAAACCTGTGCCCCTCGTCTTAACGGAATTACTGCGATCTCCGACACTTTTATACGGTCATTGTCCTGCTTGGCTGTTTGAAGCAAATCCGACTCTACCTGTTTGAAAATATGGCCAACACATCTTTTTAAAAATTTAAATTGAGGCATAAGGTCCATATCTGCGGATTGTTTGAAGAGAATCTGTAAGGCGTCATCCAGAATACGGCAGGTTCCCCGGAATGTAAACTCGAGCGTTCTTGCATCTCTAACCTTTGCTTCCAGATTATGAGCTTCATCAATTACGATCAGAGCTGGCCGTTCAGTGATTAATCCCTTCGTTCCTTCTTTTTTCTTGATCAAATCACGGATGAGCAGGTCCTGGTTTACGATAATAAAATCCATGTCGCTGGCGCTGGCGTTAATCTTAGCTCTCATCTCGTAAAACGAACATGTACTTTTATAATGGCAACGTTCAAATTTACAATCATTCACACAAACATTAGACCATACAGCATCACTAACTCCGCCCTTAATATCTGCTCTCTCATCAATGTCATAATTCACAATACGCTGGGCAAGCGTAGACAGAGTTGAGCTTGAATTATCAGGTTGTAACAGGTCTGTTGCCCTGTACCGGCAAGCATACTGCCCCATGCCTTTTCCGACTACGGAGCGAACCGATGTAAATCCGAGCCGGCTTCCGATAAATCTCAGATCTTTATGTATCTGTTCTGAAAGTTGTATGGAGGATGTTGCAATAATGATCGGTTGCCGTGAGACTTGGTTTATGAGCAGGCTGGGAATGAGGTATGCAAAGGACTTACCGATGCCGACTCCAGCTTCAATCATTGCGTTTCTACCATTAATATAAGCATCAGCGATATCCAGAGACATATCCTGCTGGCCGATCCGCTCTTTAAGTCCAATCCTGGGAAATCTATCATACATCCGAAAGATGGCATTGACTAAAGAGGGCTCGATGTCCTTTTTTAGCTCCCGCTTCTGTAATTTGTAGAGATCACTTAACCAGCTAATAACGACCGCCCCTTTTCAAAATCAATAATCTTCCTAATTATAGTTTTTTTTAAAGTAGAAGAATTTATAAGCTTTACACTATAAATTATCTTTCTATTTCTCGCTGAAACGGATACCTGAAAGCGATACAAGGTATCACTGCTTCGAAAGCATAGGCTCCCTTTTGAGGACGGCATAGTCGTTTCCACATGGTGAGGTTGTAATTATCTTCGATGCTACCCTAACAGTCAAGTGTCAGAACATAATATAATGCCATAATGATTTCTTTTTTCGGCCAAGTCTTATCTGAAGTTCATCAAAAAGGTTTGACAATGAAATTCTAAGTGATTAAAGGAAGATTCGGGTTGGAGCATGGGGGAGAAGAATGGACCCAACGCGAAATCGCCAAAGAGCTCGGCATTTCCCGCTCTTATGTGTCCTGGATTGAGAAGCGGGCATTCATGAAGTTGTATCATGAGTTTTATAAGGCGAAGCGGTGAAGGATCCGGGGATGGGGGTGTCCCATAAGTGAAAAATCTACAAATGAGACAGCCTATCTCATTTCAAAATCGTAAAAAATCTTAAAAACCAGCAAGTCTCCGGATCATTGGAGACTTGCTGGTTTCTGTTTTCGGTCTGTTGCGGCTTGCTTCAACAGATTACAGGCAAGGGAAAGCCACCCGACTTCGAGGGTTACTTTTTGCATGACTCGAAGCAGGAAACGTCGGAATCCCCGGTTGTTCTTTAGTTGTCCAAACACACTTTCCGGTTCAGTCACCATAGTTCATCGACCTTCCTCTCCAGCTGTAGTAGTTGATTGTTCAATCGCGCGCGAAAATTGTACGAATTGGTAGGCATCGGGAGAAGAGGTTGGTGGGGTTAGGGGAGTAGTAGTAAATCTGTGATTGTTCATATAAGAAGAGGCATCGCGTAATAAAATTGAAATTAGGTAATGCCTCTTTAATTTTGCTGTTAATCGGTTGTATTTATTAATCACTCAACTTTCGCAGCTTAAATCTTTAAACAAACCCACTGTTCAGACATGGAATGTTGTTGTAGCATAGAGCTACGCACCTTTCTTGTTTGTTGGTTGATTCGACACTTCCATGATACCAAACAAGTAAGGTGTTTTCTGTCAATTCGAACAATTTTTTTAGGCTTATTCTCACTGGCTCAAGGGATTAGATTGATTTTCTAGCTGCGAAAGCTGAGTTAATAACATATGGGATTCCTACCTGCAAGGGTAACTCCCAAATTGATTCTGTGAATGAAAGATACATCAACATAACATCGAATGCCCATCCAAGCAATCGAGCTGTTAATCGAGCAGGGAGTGAATCTTGAGGCGGAGGACTAACTCGGAGATATGGCGCTAAAAAAAGCGGTCAAGTTCAAGCAAACTAAGCGATCGTCAAGCTAATCGAAGCGGGTGCCCTTCAGAAAACCGCGGAGGGGATGCGTTAGAAAGAGCTTGCCGCAGGACTGAAAGAGAGAGTTGAGTCGGGACCCGTCCCGGACAGGAGATAATTTAATTAACGGAGCAAGCAGAATACGATATTAGGAGGAGAGACCGTTGAATCAGGCTGTGGATGCTTTTCTGAATAAGGTATGGAAGGAAATCACTACGATTTACGCAAAAGAAAGCAAAAGGATCAATGAGTTTAAGGATCAAAGCAGGTTGCAAGCTGGAGTCAACAGATACCTTCGAGTGGCGTGGAGAAAAGGCAAGTTTACCTGGGCGGAAGGGAAAATACATATCGA
The window above is part of the Paenibacillus sp. FSL K6-0276 genome. Proteins encoded here:
- a CDS encoding GyrI-like domain-containing protein; its protein translation is MPKYEWKKHDKACYVPGQKPVLIEVPEMQYFMIQGKGDPNSKAFQEHVEVLYALSYAIRMMPKQGVTPEGYFEYTVFPLEGCWDLDEEGRKLDYLDKNHLIYTLMIRQPNFVTVELFQWAVEQVRRKKRHLDVESVRLDKITEGLCVQVMHLGSYDNEPETFVMMEQYCADHQLRRAEKTHKEIYLTDARKTVPEKLKTVLRFKVERDI
- a CDS encoding glycoside hydrolase family 1 protein, coding for MNKDNNPTLHFPDSFLWGGAVAANQIEGAYNEDGKGLSTQDVSPKGIMGPITEYPTEENLKLVGIDFYHRYKEDVKLFAEMGFKVFRTSIAWSRIFPNGDDLVPNEKGLQFYDELFDECHKYGIEPLVTLSHYETPLHLSKQYNGWVNRRLVEFYTRYVTVVFNRYKDKVKYWLTFNEINSILEAPFMSGGIYTPKEQLTKQDLYQAVHHELVASAAAVKLCHEIIPDAKIGCMMLALPTYPLTPNPNDVIATMHYEHKNYFFGDVHVRGVYPGYMKRYFREHGITIEIEPGDEEMLLNTVDFISFSYYMSNCETTDPSVVSGPGNIFGGVPNPHLEASEWGWQIDPQGLRYVLNMLYDRYQKPLFIVENGLGAVDELIVNDAGEKTVEDDYRIQYLNDHLVQVVEAIEDGVDVMGYTSWGCIDLVSASSAQLKKRYGYIYVDRNDDGSGTLERYRKKSFHWYKQVIATNGKSLRVK
- the ptsP gene encoding phosphoenolpyruvate--protein phosphotransferase, with the protein product MNKIHGIAASAGISIARAYRLAHEELIIEKSGVSDIHLEMSRFDEAVKLSLAEIEILKERTQEKLGEEKAEIFESHLMLLSDAELIDAVKEKVNDKHVNAEYALQEVSTMYVSMFENMKSAYLQERAADMRDVTKRVLSHLLNVKFVNLAAISEEVVLIAKDLTPSDTAQLDRQYVKGFVTNIGGRTSHSAIMARSLEIPAVVGTKDIMDVVIDGDIIIIDGMEGHVIIHPTDEVIAAYHAKQVAYEEQKAEWAKLRLEPTLTQDGHHVELGANIGTPTDVDGVLNNGGEAVGLYRTEFLYMGRDKLPTEEEQFSAYKTVLQKMSGKPVVVRTLDIGGDKELPYLNLPKEMNPFLGFRAIRLCLEEQGVFRTQLRALLRASVFGNLKIMFPMIATLEEFREAKAILLEEKKKLVDEGIEVSEQIEIGIMVEIPSTAVLADQFAKEVDFFSIGTNDLIQYTLAADRMNERVSYLYQPYNPSILRLIKQVIEAAHQHGRWVGMCGEMAGDATAIPLLIGLGLDEFSMSATSILSARSQISKLNQKQMRELAQQALECGTAKEVVDLVNASLFINSLS
- a CDS encoding beta-glucoside-specific PTS transporter subunit IIABC → MKYKGLAVDILREVGGRENVEALVHCATRLRFTLKDQSKANKDTLSKMEGVLSVVVSGGQFQVIIGAHVSDVYAEIVKVGKLDAGTVNEGTDVKSKESLSNRIFGIISGSFSPLLGALAGSGMLKALLIVLTTVGVLKATDPTYLILSAAGNAVFYFLPIFLGITLATKLNASPYIGGVIGAALLEPNYTGLASIEGGVSFLQIPVIVASYSATVFPIFIAVSIYALLNKVLLKIIPRSMQLFLVPMLAIIVIVPLTIIVFGPFGVYVGDGISNIILMLSEKSGWLAGAIMGSSWTFLTLLGIHNGFIPIFLQNLSQGGDPLIATLAAAPFAQLGVAAVVALRSKDKSTRSVAVSGLFPGFLGGVTEPIIYGVLFKYKRTLPYVIIAGAIGGAISGAAGVRAFAFAFPSVLSIPSFGPIVPYIISLVVSFVLAAALTYFLGYEDKKKKEQPQEITEKPVISSKNQTIFSPLTGAVKTLSEISDKAFSSGAMGKGVAIEPTVGEVVSPVDGKVTNVFPSYHAIGITSDEGIEILIHVGVNTVKLKGKYFEPVAVQGATVRKGDTLLKFDIEKIREEGFELTTPVIVTNADEYLDVVETKNSSVSKNDNLLTILV
- a CDS encoding ATP-binding protein, which codes for MSYSENELRSSLTLAVPIILNRHFHSMNMNKNIESAWFVETHNELLDSTFSTILMSMVEALFLDSFDYDQYLNLLEKEGFEQGIYTAEIFGDHFDIILEMSKDLNLIAQNVMFKIIEEMEDDSTIRLIFYNRLMECNWTRFSGFAQGYLSNKNQQIDKLHEQKIAVMGQMAAGMAHEIRNPLASIKGFAQLVNNRLYEPEIKADELRAYLDITIKEIDALNGLVTDFLVLARKGDSTKNNGVVFNVIEVIHRVNNIVNQLILSDDIILSVEYSLEKVLTYGSASQLEQVILNILKNSIDSFTAFRGRIDITVTAVAETNEIILIFKDNGEGISQDKLNRIFDPFFTTKQKGTGIGLSICKQLIEMYGGHIKVDSEVQVGTSVMVILPWVSDYHN
- a CDS encoding transposase, translating into MVTEPESVFGQLKNNRGFRRFLLRVMQKVTLEVGWLSLACNLLKQAATDRKQKPASLQ
- a CDS encoding HPr family phosphocarrier protein; the encoded protein is MERTFMITDADGIHARPATALIKAVTNSNSEVFAEAKGTTIKVKSILNMLSLGLEQGDTIKFIANGEDEAAVLSELQSVMEKGLGVVHE
- a CDS encoding ATP-dependent DNA helicase, which encodes MYDRFPRIGLKERIGQQDMSLDIADAYINGRNAMIEAGVGIGKSFAYLIPSLLINQVSRQPIIIATSSIQLSEQIHKDLRFIGSRLGFTSVRSVVGKGMGQYACRYRATDLLQPDNSSSTLSTLAQRIVNYDIDERADIKGGVSDAVWSNVCVNDCKFERCHYKSTCSFYEMRAKINASASDMDFIIVNQDLLIRDLIKKKEGTKGLITERPALIVIDEAHNLEAKVRDARTLEFTFRGTCRILDDALQILFKQSADMDLMPQFKFLKRCVGHIFKQVESDLLQTAKQDNDRIKVSEIAVIPLRRGAQVLKGFNLSLSVLTSRHEREIDNIFEAMNGLIDLFDILAGVEDNYLIWASNTQREATISICPKGISQFLRYSLFNGKTSVILTSATMCQSGETLEEQYAYLTESLGYRGDYMERQASPFDYDNHTMMYIAKDIPYYNHQNKGGYLEAAYKEMMRLCNLTDGRTLVLFSAKEDMKYIHNKLKSEKLAWAVHVQREGSSQDGVIAEFRGSKGVLLSTGVFWEGVNIEGSDLSQLIIFRLPFPVPADPVYEYKASLAKDPLKDVFVPDMLLRLRQGTGRLIRSETDLGVLSILDSRLSAAAKKDYRDKVLGSLPFKKVTEDFRVLEKFVKEKEIQLSDK